One Dreissena polymorpha isolate Duluth1 chromosome 9, UMN_Dpol_1.0, whole genome shotgun sequence genomic window carries:
- the LOC127845966 gene encoding uncharacterized protein LOC127845966, which produces MNKEAVQDFQEGESKFVWTDEFVSVFLFLMQERRQKTDTVMEVPAINATIAADSSAKNLTKQKTHLVQAINATIAAASSAPNWTQQETHLVPAIITTIAAASSAPRLTQQKTNLVPAIKGTIPAASSAPNLTQQKLMQFLPSMQPSPLPPGLRISAINKLIQFLPSMQPSPPHPVHRISPNKKTHSVPAINATIAGASKFLGTFKSRILSNSTFPLLTLFTSWNENQEKHLVHNLTLINWRSLHPYVIPVVFTNESSVINECNKAGVTTLPLSNVAADGIPVLKYMFRDAMDHFNTSFYAFSNGDILFTDTLIRTLAHMIHSTTGNLSKPVLIVGRRTNVENVTFEEGLHWENITRISKSRGKLFGGWAEDYFITTPSYSWNKVAEVVIGRRAYDNWLVYNARKMKYTVIDATDTLVAVHQTTKAGNFEGHSHSNRDYNHNLLAKMYTRIPYQAGVVGCIEMYTQYDLKQFQVKVRKVPAYCSV; this is translated from the exons ATGAATAAAGAAGCGGTTCAAGACTTTCAAGAGGGTGAATCGAAG TTTGTGTGGACCGACGAGTTCGTGTCCGTATTCCTCTTCCTCATGCAGGAAAGACGCCAGAAAACAGACACAGTCATGGAAGTTCCTGCCATCAATGCAACCATCGCCGCCGACTCAAGTGCTAAAAATTTGACGAAACAAAAAACTCATTTAGTTCAAGCCATCAATGCAACCATCGCCGCCGCCTCCAGTGCTCCGAATTGGACCCAACAAGAAACGCATTTAGTTCCTGCCATCATTACAACCATCGCCGCCGCCTCCAGTGCTCCGAGGTTGACCCAACAAAAAACTAATTTAGTTCCTGCCATCAAAGGAACCATCCCCGCCGCATCCAGTGCTCCGAATTTGACCCAACAAAAACTCATGCAGTTCCTGCCATCAATGCAACCATCGCCGCTGCCTCCAGGGCTCCGAATTTCAGCCATCAACAAACTCATTCAGTTCCTGCCATCAATGCAACCGTCGCCACCGCATCCAGTGCACCGAATATCACCCAACAAAAAAACTCATTCAGTTCCTGCCATCAATGCAACCATCGCCGGCGCCTCCA AGTTTCTGGGGACGTTTAAATCAAGGATTCTCTCAAATTCAACATTTCCCTTACTTACACTCTTTACCTCATGGAatgaaaatcaagaaaaacatcttGTTCATAACCTTACTCTCATAAACTGGCGGTCATTGCACCCTTACGTGATTCCCGTGGTTTTTACTAATGAGAGCTCAGTTATCAACGAGTGTAACAAGGCGGGCGTCACGACGTTGCCGCTTTCAAATGTTGCAGCAGACGGCATTCCCGTGCTAAAGTATATGTTTCGTGACGCAATGGACCATTTCAATACGTCATTCTATGCTTTCAGTAACGGCGATATACTTTTCACAGATACATTGATACGCACGTTAGCTCATATGATTCACTCTACAACGGGAAATTTGAGTAAGCCTGTTTTAATTGTTGGACGGAGAACTAACGTCGAAAACGTCACGTTTGAGGAAGGCTTACACTGGGAAAATATTACCCGCATTTCAAAAAGCAGAGGCAAATTGTTTGGAGGTTGGGCGGAGGACTACTTTATTACTACGCCGTCCTATTCATGGAATAAGGTAGCGGAGGTTGTGATAGGGCGGAGGGCGTATGACAACTGGCTTGTGTATAATGCGAGAAAAATGAAATACACTGTCATAGACGCTACCGATACACTAGTGGCTGTACATCAGACCACAAAGGCAGGGAATTTTGAAGGTCACAGTCACTCTAATAGGGACTACAATCACAATTTATTGGCCAAAATGTATACAAGAATACCATACCAAGCCGGTGTTGTTGGTTGTATAGAAATGTATACTCAATATGACTTAAAACAATTTCAGGTTAAAGTTAGAAAGGTTCCTGCTTATTGTAGCGTGTGa